The window TCCCAACGATCCTCAGGGTCGTGGTCTTCCCAGCCCCGTTCGGCCCTATAAGCCCGAAAACCTCTCCCTCATCAACCTTGAAGCTGCACCCCCTCAAAGCCTGTACCCTGCCGTAGTTCTTCACTAGCCCTGAGGCCTCGACTGCGATCCCCATCTCCATTCATAGGTGGATACTCTGATCTAAAAACCTTAAAGGTCTAATTTTCCTCTTCTAAGCACTTTGCCCGCTCTTGTACCCCTGTAGCTCCCTTCCTCCACTGTTATTTCTCCGTTAACGATAACATATTCGATCCCGTCTGGAAATCTCCTGGGATCCTCGAAGGTCGCCTTATCTCTGATGTATCTTGGGTCGAAGATGGTTATGTCTGCTGCTAGCCCCGGCCTCAGAAGGCCTCTATCCATAAGGCCAAATCGCTGGGCTGGAAGGGAGGTCATCTTCCTCACCGCCTCCTCTAGGCCTAGGACACCTTTATCCCTGACATAGCGTCCCAGAACCCTCGGGAAGCTCCCGTAGGCCCTAGGATGGGGCCTTCCAAGGACGAGGCCGTCTGTGCATACCATCCCGAGGCGGCTGCGCATAGCTGTTTCAACGTCCGTCTCGGACATCGAGAATAGGATCATGCTGACGGCGTTCTCCTCCTCCTCTATGAGCTTAAGGACCAATTCCTGAGGGCTTAGGCCCATCTCTGATGCGGCCTCATCTATCCTCTTTCCAATCAATCGCCTGTTCTCCTCGGTTTTTACCGAGGATATGATGATCCCATCCCACCTCTCGCCTCTAGGCCTCTCCATCTCCTCGAGAATCTTTCTCCTAGATGCCGTATCTCTAATCCTCTCAAGCATCTTCGAGGGGCCCCCCTCGTGAGCCCAGCCGGGTAATAGGCTGCTTAGGAAGGTGCTCCCGGCTATGTAAGGGTACTGGTCGAACGTTATGTCTATCCCCTCACCCCTCGCCGACTCGATCATCTCGAGGATCTCTACCATCCTCCCCCAGTTTCTCTCGCCACTCGTCTTCAGGTGGCTTATATGGATTGGCGTTCTCGCCCCCCTTCCAATAGTGAATATCTCTTCGAGGGCCTCTATGATCCTATCTCCCTCATTCCTCATGTGGGCTACGAAGATCCCGCCGTATTCGCGGACGACCTGGCAGAGGGAGGAGAGCTCCTCTGGGTCGGAGTAGGAGCATGGAGGATATATGAGCCCCGTGCTTAAGCCTAGGGCCCCTTCCTCTAGGGCTTCAGCTAGGAGCCTCCGCATCTCTTCCATCTCCTCTTCTGTCGGCCTTCTTTCCTCCATCCCCATCGTGAGTAGGCGGAGGTTTCCATGCCCTACTAGGGAGGCCACATTCGTCGCCGGCCTGGCCCGCTCAAGCCTGTTAAGATAATCTGAGAAGCTTCTCCAATCCCACTCTATCTCAGGGTCTCCGTTAAGGCCTGAGAGGTATCTTCTCCAATCATCCAGTAGATCGCCCCTTATCGGCGCCTCCCCTAGGCCGTCCTGGCCGACTATCTCCGTTGTTATCCCCTGCATAACCTTCACCCTAGCCTCGGGCTCCGCGATCAGCATCAGGTCCGAGTGGCTGTGCGTGTCTATGAATCCCGGTGCCACTACAAGCCCCTCGGCGTCTATCACCTCCTCCGCTGCGTTTTTGATCCTTCCGATCGCGGCGATCCTTCCATTCTCCACCACGAGATCAGCCTTGAACCAGGGGTTTCCAGACCCGTCGAAGATCCTTCCACCCTTTATCAGGAGTTCCATCTCTAAACCTTTGGTTCTTGAGGGTTAAAAGCCTCATCAAAGACGGGCTTCATACTCCCTTCATCATCTTTCTTGAGGCCGCAGCGAATGTTTCACCCTAAAGACGACTAGGAGGGCTCTGAAGTCGTGGATCCCATTCAAGATTAGCTGCATTTTTAGGGTTTTTAGACCTGTTTAGGGTATTATCTCTTGATCGATTCCTTCTCTATTGGCCTCCTCTTCAGCCTAGTTCCACATATAGGGCATGGGGCGTTGGGCCGGAGGTTTTGTAGCACCTCCCTACATCCAGGGCAGTATATCTCCCATCTTATCCTATGTTTTATGCCATGTGTAGTCATACTCCTGTAATTTAGGCCTATCTTGTCAGCGATGTTCTGGAGGGAGTAGTCGTCAGATATTATGAGGGGGTTCCTTCCAAGGACCTTAAACTGGAGCCCTAGTGAGAGCACATCGATGTCGGCTTCGGATAATTTTCCAATCTCCCCCAGTTCGGCTGCTATCAGTCTCACCTGATTTATGTACCTCTCCTCAGGCTCCATTATCTTAATTCTTCCAGTCTCGATGGCAGCCTCAAGCCTTATATGTAGCAGACCCGCCTCTTCCAGCTCCTCCTTCACGGAAGGTGTCGTGTAATTCTCACTGTCTAGAGACGCTTCATAGCCCGCGATGAAGGCGGAAGTATCCAGAACTATTAGAGGTTTCAATGGGCACTAAGCCTCCGACACTTATGGATATTGAGCTGTGACTTAAGTCTAAGGAACAATGGCCTAATTTTTTGTTTATCTTCCTCATCTAAGCTTTCCACGTGGGGAGGTGGGGAGGATAACTCCTAGCCTTTCGTAGAAAGATCTAAACCTTATGAACTTTGTTCTTCTCGTAGAGGCCCTTATCTCGACAGTTGAACCTGTTCTAAGAGCTGTCTGGACTCTCCCATCTACGATAAGGAGGGCGTTGACATCCGGCTTGATATGCTGGATCTCTATCCTGCTCGTTGATGGTGTTACGATGCTCCTGAATAGACTGTCTGAACAAACTGGTGTCAGTATCATGGCCTCCACACCTGGGGCTATCACTGATCCCCCCGCAGAAAAGGAGTAGGCTGTCGATCCGGTTGGAGTTGCGACCATGGCGCCATCCCCCCTCAGGTCTGTAAGCCTAACTCCATCGATGGTCAGCCCGAGCTCGATGGCCTTTGAGGGTAGGGGCTTTGAGACCAGAACCTCGTTCAGGGCATCTGGGAATACCTCCCCCGTCTCGAGGCATCTGGAGGAGATCTTAAGACACTCCTCTATAGAATAATCTTCCCTCAGAACCCTCTCTACGGCTGTCTTAGCCTCGGACGCGGAGACCTCACTGAGGAAGCCCCTCCTTCCAAGTTTGACTCCAAGTATCGGGGTTTCTTGATTTCCCATCAGCATCACCGTCCTGAGGATGGTTCCATCCCCGCCAACCACTACCAGAAGGTCGACATTCATCTCCCCAAGATCTATTCCCTTGATAGATAGATCAAGTGCTATGGCCGTATCCTTCTCTATTACTGCCTCCATCCCCTTCCCATCGATATAGCCCATGATTTCCTTTGCGATTGATAGAGCCTCAGGATTATCGATCCTCGAGACCACTCCGATCCTCAATTCTGACCTAAGATCCTCCTCTTCCGTATTTAAAGCTGGATATTCGTGCTACTTCTTCGTCCACCCATACCTTCCTATGAGTGGTACGTAGGCTACCTTCATCAACGACCTCCTTGAGGTTCCCCCCTTCTCAT is drawn from Candidatus Bathyarchaeota archaeon and contains these coding sequences:
- a CDS encoding D-aminoacylase; amino-acid sequence: MELLIKGGRIFDGSGNPWFKADLVVENGRIAAIGRIKNAAEEVIDAEGLVVAPGFIDTHSHSDLMLIAEPEARVKVMQGITTEIVGQDGLGEAPIRGDLLDDWRRYLSGLNGDPEIEWDWRSFSDYLNRLERARPATNVASLVGHGNLRLLTMGMEERRPTEEEMEEMRRLLAEALEEGALGLSTGLIYPPCSYSDPEELSSLCQVVREYGGIFVAHMRNEGDRIIEALEEIFTIGRGARTPIHISHLKTSGERNWGRMVEILEMIESARGEGIDITFDQYPYIAGSTFLSSLLPGWAHEGGPSKMLERIRDTASRRKILEEMERPRGERWDGIIISSVKTEENRRLIGKRIDEAASEMGLSPQELVLKLIEEEENAVSMILFSMSETDVETAMRSRLGMVCTDGLVLGRPHPRAYGSFPRVLGRYVRDKGVLGLEEAVRKMTSLPAQRFGLMDRGLLRPGLAADITIFDPRYIRDKATFEDPRRFPDGIEYVIVNGEITVEEGSYRGTRAGKVLRRGKLDL
- a CDS encoding NAD(+)/NADH kinase, whose translation is MRIGVVSRIDNPEALSIAKEIMGYIDGKGMEAVIEKDTAIALDLSIKGIDLGEMNVDLLVVVGGDGTILRTVMLMGNQETPILGVKLGRRGFLSEVSASEAKTAVERVLREDYSIEECLKISSRCLETGEVFPDALNEVLVSKPLPSKAIELGLTIDGVRLTDLRGDGAMVATPTGSTAYSFSAGGSVIAPGVEAMILTPVCSDSLFRSIVTPSTSRIEIQHIKPDVNALLIVDGRVQTALRTGSTVEIRASTRRTKFIRFRSFYERLGVILPTSPRGKLR